The Bactrocera dorsalis isolate Fly_Bdor chromosome 2, ASM2337382v1, whole genome shotgun sequence region AATCTTTGAGAACGTACTCATAAATAGGCTCAAACCAATAATCGCTCAGAAACACCTAATAccatttgcggatgacacagctttgttAGCAGCTGGAGAGTCAACTTCAGTATCTATGTAGTCGACGAGTGCAGACAGCAGTCAATGCAATTACTAAGTGGGCATCTAAGTGCCGCATCAAACTAAACGACACCAAATCAATTCATGTCGACTTTACCTTGAAAATGCCGGCATATTgtccaatttattattattatttttattgaaaaggaTAATACAATTACACCTTaacattctaaaaatattacagCATTAACGACTAAGGCCATCAGcttcttaatattaaatattgataaactACTATATAAtgatttagttattttttagtATCACACTTCAAAATAGATTGtccaatttaataataataaataatattcctaTACCACACCATAACAGTGCTAAGTACCTAGCTATCACCTTAGATGCTATGCTGGAAAgagcatgtcaaaaaaaaaggagcgtgcttgatatgaaatttggcaaactttaccACCTAGTTGGCAGGAAATCCAAGCTATCATTACAAACCAAACTGTTATTATATAATCAAGTCCTAAAGCCAGTTTGGCCCTACGGAGCCCAACTATGGGGTTGCTCAAGTCAAGgctgtattgccagcattcagcgctttcaaagtaaggtacTAAGGACTTTGGTTAATGCTCCTTGGTACATTAGATTTGCTGACCAGCACcgtgatctaggcgtgaatTCATTGGTAAATGAAATCTCAAAGTTAGCAAAGTCTCATGAACTGAGGCTTAGACAGCACATTAATGAGGAAGCCTCCAGACTCATCGAAACTGCTGGGCGAGAAATCCGGTTGAAACGCAAGAAGCCTTCCGACCTAGtaagacaacagtagcagcaaatgtatttcttaacatttagcttttaagtatctctcctaattatttagaccagaattgttgttagtattttatttttatatactaggtacaaagtaaaataataataaaaaaaaaggttttgatCACCATCACTTTTACTACAAATACAAAGTCGAATCCATTTTgataattaattagtttttgttCGTTTATTGAAAACTTGCAACAGTTTTGACAGTTCCACGTCTATTGCGAACTAAAAATATGATCAAATtcgtatgtcataatgccaatcaCGGTACACGATTGACCtatcacgtaattttctttcgtatgttTGTCGATCCGTACACGGATGTCTTATTCGACCCCTGGTTAATActgtggttgatcgatggtattcaatGCGTTTTTGACTTAAAATTCGGTAGCAATcgtacttttcaaaaaaaaaaaatcagctataTCAGCTAACGTTCGAGAGATGTCCAGctccatatccttcacttttttaatatcttcatcAGTTCAAGAGATCAAAAGTCGTacaggctttgtaccactcgtataCTTCTGCTTTTGAGTCACCGTTATCTATTTCCAACATCCACAAtaattccgcacacgaaatttggattgaaatacaaaatttgagacaaattctttggtCAATATTTTtctccattgtaaaaatcgcaacgcactactgagatGTATgaaagcagctgctgtaaagaAACTGGTTGACAgttcgcgctcatatttggcatagtaattaaggacagtcctaccaacttagcgaAGTACATCGTTTTGAAATATCACTTACCTGGggaatttaaattgtaatttccGGGaccttttttgtcacaatatatgaaatttatggAACTAATCAAACTTCTGCTACGCCAcatcaaacattaaaaaaaacatgtgGCTTAGTGCTAAGTATGAGGAAAATAGGTTTTGACTTTGGTCTTATGCGTTACATTATGTTTTCCGATCCTTTGTTTGACTTTTTTCAGATTTGCCAATCTGCATAATATTATATTGACTTAAGTTTGAGTTCATATCAAATTTATGAAGACTAACCAGCTTACTTCTGTTTAATCTGTTTTTCCAAAAACTCTTTACTATCTCTATCTTTACtcagttgaaaattttgttaatcaGTTTAGCATAGGGTACGTTCGAGTTGAACAATAAATACCGCAATATTGCAACCTTGTTACTTACTTGATACTCTGTTGCTTATACTCAGCTGATAGTCTGCAGCAATATTGCGAGCATCATTTTCACAGAACGTTATGCTTAAAAAAGTCGTagttaaaatggaaattttaacgTATTTAAAAACTGATGAGATTATGGAAAAGCAAAgtgacaattttttaaaaatataaacaaaagaaGAAGGATTAGGATACGGAGAAGAGAGCTTTTGTTAAAGGAAAGCTGTAAAAGAAGAAGAGTGACAAAAGtacgcaatttttttaaaattgtagaGTCATATCCAGATGatattttttctctctttttcggATGACTCGCGCGGTATTTGTTGTAAGTTAAGTATTTTCATAGCTAAATGTGTATCTTTGTTTTACACAATGAATTTATTTCATCTAGAAGTTAGAAAACGCTCTTATCCCTTTTTGGTCCCCAATGGATACCAAATATTCATTGAAGCAATCCCTGTATATTACATTATGGAAACTGGGTAACAGCAGAACAACGTATCGCGAACTATCTGATCGCTTTGATGTGGGCAAAGGAACAtctcataaattatttttcaaaactataaaagcaataTGCTGTCTTAAAGGCGAAATTTCGTGGCCCACGGTTACTGAGCAACAGCAAATAATGGAAAGCTTCCAGACAATAAGAGCGAACTCCTTTCCTTTCGCTGCCCAATTTTTAAAGGAATCACATCCGGCGAGGTTCCAATAGCTAGTGGTGGCATAATTTTAGCTGACTCAGCGTATCCCCTGTCTAAATATTTGATAGTCCCATTTAGGGACAATGGGCGCCTTACTGCTGatgatagaaaatttaattactacCTTAGCTCTACCCGAGTGCCTATAGAACAAGCATTTGgtgttttacgacaaaaattcaaaacactTAATCATATTGATGTAATTTCTTTAAAGAGTGTCTCTAAAGTGGTGTTGTCTTGTgctattttgcataattttataataaataatgacgAAGACTCAAATATTGTCGAAAGCAATGGAATGATACCAAATACTAATGATCctgaaacagaaaatataaataatattaacgaCAGCAGTGAAGGTATCTCTCGGAGAAATGAATTGAAAATGTTGTTCACTTCATAAgaattcactttttttatttcattaattttttgtatgcattttcaaaacaaaatattttgaactccatttgatttgaattataaaactaaaactaaattcaCAGCAttgtatttaataaatgaattaaaactatGGTTAAGAAAActgattttcttttcattaaatttgtagCTAATACTTGCAAATGttacttttgcaaaaatttatccAGCACTTCTTTTAATCCCAGCATTATTTtagctttttctttttcaaattccaACTTTTCTCTTTCAAACGCCATCACTTCTCTATGCCTGAGTTTTTCTTCTTCCGattccttttttaaaaattccaacgTTTCATATCCCGATACTGTGCGTTTTTTTTAGCGAAATTTTGCTGGTTTCCCCTTACGTCTGGGACACTCTTCACAACATCATTGTCCTCTCGGCACATTTCGTTTTCTCTTATGTGTTCTGCAGTCGAGCAGCTTGGAAGATCTAATGAGTTTTGTAGGTTTTCAGATGGAGGATCAACTGAATGTCTATTGCCGTAAACTTcatcaaaatcattaaaaaaatcccAAGTGGTTGCATCTCTACCTGTTGATCTATTCCgcttttttattcttttgtaaGTTGCTAGCATGTTGAGGAATTTTCTTTGGAGTTGCTCTTTTGTCGCAGTTAAATCAGGAGCTTCAGTCTTTATATTGTCCAACACTTTGCCCCAAAGaaccgatttttttcttttgccgcAAGAAAACTCTTGCTCCATGTCCAGTCGACACCTGACCAACAATTTGGACTCAGCTGAACttaattttattctaaaaataacaaaaagaaatatttaatatttaaattacattgaattctatattaaatatcaaatattgCGAAGTTTACTTACATTTCGCCCTCCATTTCAAATgcgcataaattttttttgtgttgcgtTTGATTGGCTAGTGATGAGCAACAGATTGATTACATTTTCTTGCACGAACGTGTGACGTTGCCACTGTTGCCGAAATTTTCGCGGCGAACGTGATGCTTTCTCATAAAAAGTAACAATGCCGCAATATTTACTGAACGAACACACCCATAGTTAAGTAATTTTCACTTccatagtttttaacagtaccgtaatatggggagtgagcggggttattctcccatttcatccattttcatactgtacgtagaagttcttataatatttgtactcAACAAGATTGGCTGTGGTAGCTTAAGTGGtctaggagatatgtacatatgtacatttaacttGTTATAAGGCGGGCCACGctcacttttcaaaaaaattttgctcacatGTATCCCTTGCTACGTGGATGCTTTGTACCAAATTACAACTTTATACCCTAATTTAGTGCTtaattatggcactttatatgttttcggttaatgggaGTTTGTGGgagtggcagtggtccgattacgcttATCTACGATCTCGTACGagtatttttttgcattaagggacccttgaatttgtatcacatgtatttgctggctttagggagaataagaatactgatgttatatacacagatttcagtaaagcttttgataaagtaaaccattcaattcttttgaataaacttgatcttctcggttttcaaccaatatttctaaaatgggttgcttcttatcttagcaatagaattcaacaagtcttatttaacgatactttttctgtcataatcaatgttccttcaggcgttccacaaggtagccatcttggtccaattttgttcttgttatttattaatgacatatcatctgttgttaagttttcaaaagtcttattatatgctgacgatgtaaaactttttaaaacgtatacttcaaacaacgaaagatgccagttgcaaacagacttaaacaacctagtttcttggtgtgatagaaatgacatgccattgaaacttaaaaaatgtaaaacaatgtgcttttcacgtagatctgtagacccaacttcatacacaatacaaaactttaggttggagcaagtatgcagttttgttgatttgggagtaactatggaccccaaactcaattttaatcttcacgtatcttccacggtttttaaagctaaaggcgctcttagttttgttaaacgttggtctaaagaatttagagatccgcttac contains the following coding sequences:
- the LOC125776197 gene encoding uncharacterized protein LOC125776197; protein product: MEGEIIKLSSAESKLLVRCRLDMEQEFSCGKRKKSVLWGKVLDNIKTEAPDLTATKEQLQRKFLNMLATYKRIKKRNRSTGRDATTWDFFNDFDEVYGNRHSVDPPSENLQNSLDLPSCSTAEHIRENEMCREDNDVVKSVPDVRGNQQNFAKKNAQYRDMKRWNF